In Ciconia boyciana chromosome 3, ASM3463844v1, whole genome shotgun sequence, a genomic segment contains:
- the PRSS35 gene encoding inactive serine protease 35 isoform X1 encodes MRLPAPQAEPLLPFPSEEIPGSASAPLGPPPLALPASSLSPPFSFFFPFSIPSPDWEDLAAPPAPSSVAAGAGRRAGGAERGACAPGLWPPSPPFVLRGARKKIDKMEHMLLLFIFFIPILGLTNGTETEQDFTWHLKKIPQIVSERTFSLDSPKFEAKTKLELNSVCGIECQRKLPVPSSSDLKDLLSYETVFENGTRTLTEVNVLGLVLDPVGNTTTRRSSRKKRQIYGTDSRFSIYDKRFMTNFPFNTAVKISTGCSGILISPKHVLTAAHCLHNGKDYVKGSKRLRVGLMKTKSRGDGRKRKGAKRSRRELSAAQEDPEVATEVRRQSKGGGRKQRRSGRKQGTSDGTPSFQWTRVKSTHIPKGWFKGVSGDIALDYDYAVLELKRPHKRKYMELGISPTIKMMPGSMIHFSGFDNDRSGQLVYRFCSISDESNDLFYQYCDAEPGSTGSGIYLRLKEPNKKKWKRKIIAVYSGHQWVDVNGEQQDYNVAVRITPLKYAQICFWIHGNDENCKQG; translated from the exons ATGCGTCTCCCCGCCCCGCAGGCAGAaccccttcttcccttcccatccGAGGAGATACCGGGATCTGCCTCCGCTCCCCTCGGCCCTCCCCCTCTCGCCCTCCCGGCCTCCTCCCTCTcgcctcctttttcttttttttttcctttttccatcccCTCCCCCGACTGGGAAGACCTggccgctccccccgccccgtcctCAGTAGCCGCGGGCGctgggcggcgggcgggcggcgcggagcggggaGCCTGTGCCCCGGGGCTGTGGCCGCCTTCCCCTCCGTTCGTCCTGCGGGGTGCCAG aaaaaaaatagataaaatggAGCACATGTTACTgctattcatatttttcatacCTATATTGGGTCTCACTAATGGAACAGAAACTGAACAAGATTTTACTTGGCACTTAAAGAAGATTCCCCAGATTGTGAGCGAAAGAACTTTCTCCCTTGACAGCCCTAAATTTGAAGCAAAAACCAAATTAGAGCTGAACAGTGTATGTGGAATTGAATGTCAAAGAAAATTGCCGGTGCCAAGCTCATCTGACTTGAAGGACCTCTTATCGTATGAGACCGTTTTTGAAAATGGCACACGGACCCTGACTGAAGTGAATGTCCTCGGACTAGTGCTTGACCCAGTTGGGAACACAACCACACGAAGGTCTTCGAGAAAGAAGAGGCAGATATATGGAACAGACAGTAGGTTCAGCATCTATGACAAGCGGTTTATGACCAACTTTCCGTTCAACACAGCTGTGAAGATCTCCACTGGCTGTAGTGGCATTCTCATTTCCCCCAAGCACGTGCTAACAGCTGCCCACTGTCTGCACAACGGCAAGGATTATGTTAAGGGCAGCAAAAGACTGAGGGTGGGCCTGATGAAGACGAAATCCAGAGGTGATGGCAGGAAACGCAAAGGTGCTAAAAGAAGTAGGAGAGAACTTTCTGCGGCCCAAGAGGATCCCGAAGTTGCCACAGAAGTAAGGCGACAATCCAAAGGTGGtgggagaaagcagaggagatCTGGGAGGAAGCAGGGGACCTCAGATGGCACGCCCTCCTTCCAGTGGACCAGGGTGAAGAGTACCCACATCCCGAAAGGCTGGTTTAAGGGTGTCTCTGGGGATATTGCTCTGGATTATGATTATGCTGTTCTTGAGCTCAAGCGTccccacaaaagaaaatacatggagCTGGGAATCAGCCCAACAATCAAAATGATGCCTGGGAGCATGATCCACTTCTCAGGTTTTGACAATGATCGATCTGGGCAGCTGGTCTATAGATTTTGTAGCATTTCTGATGAGTCCAACGATCTCTTTTATCAGTACTGTGATGCTGAGCCCGGCTCCACTGGATCTGGCATCTATCTCCGTCTTAAGGAGCCGAACAAAAAGAAGTGGAAACGCAAGATCATCGCTGTTTACTCAGGCCATCAGTGGGTGGATGTCAATGGTGAACAGCAGGATTACAATGTAGCAGTAAGAATTACTCCTCTCAAATATGCCCAGATTTGCTTCTGGATACATGGGAATGATGAGAATTGCAAACAAGGCTGA
- the PRSS35 gene encoding inactive serine protease 35 isoform X2, with protein MEHMLLLFIFFIPILGLTNGTETEQDFTWHLKKIPQIVSERTFSLDSPKFEAKTKLELNSVCGIECQRKLPVPSSSDLKDLLSYETVFENGTRTLTEVNVLGLVLDPVGNTTTRRSSRKKRQIYGTDSRFSIYDKRFMTNFPFNTAVKISTGCSGILISPKHVLTAAHCLHNGKDYVKGSKRLRVGLMKTKSRGDGRKRKGAKRSRRELSAAQEDPEVATEVRRQSKGGGRKQRRSGRKQGTSDGTPSFQWTRVKSTHIPKGWFKGVSGDIALDYDYAVLELKRPHKRKYMELGISPTIKMMPGSMIHFSGFDNDRSGQLVYRFCSISDESNDLFYQYCDAEPGSTGSGIYLRLKEPNKKKWKRKIIAVYSGHQWVDVNGEQQDYNVAVRITPLKYAQICFWIHGNDENCKQG; from the coding sequence atggAGCACATGTTACTgctattcatatttttcatacCTATATTGGGTCTCACTAATGGAACAGAAACTGAACAAGATTTTACTTGGCACTTAAAGAAGATTCCCCAGATTGTGAGCGAAAGAACTTTCTCCCTTGACAGCCCTAAATTTGAAGCAAAAACCAAATTAGAGCTGAACAGTGTATGTGGAATTGAATGTCAAAGAAAATTGCCGGTGCCAAGCTCATCTGACTTGAAGGACCTCTTATCGTATGAGACCGTTTTTGAAAATGGCACACGGACCCTGACTGAAGTGAATGTCCTCGGACTAGTGCTTGACCCAGTTGGGAACACAACCACACGAAGGTCTTCGAGAAAGAAGAGGCAGATATATGGAACAGACAGTAGGTTCAGCATCTATGACAAGCGGTTTATGACCAACTTTCCGTTCAACACAGCTGTGAAGATCTCCACTGGCTGTAGTGGCATTCTCATTTCCCCCAAGCACGTGCTAACAGCTGCCCACTGTCTGCACAACGGCAAGGATTATGTTAAGGGCAGCAAAAGACTGAGGGTGGGCCTGATGAAGACGAAATCCAGAGGTGATGGCAGGAAACGCAAAGGTGCTAAAAGAAGTAGGAGAGAACTTTCTGCGGCCCAAGAGGATCCCGAAGTTGCCACAGAAGTAAGGCGACAATCCAAAGGTGGtgggagaaagcagaggagatCTGGGAGGAAGCAGGGGACCTCAGATGGCACGCCCTCCTTCCAGTGGACCAGGGTGAAGAGTACCCACATCCCGAAAGGCTGGTTTAAGGGTGTCTCTGGGGATATTGCTCTGGATTATGATTATGCTGTTCTTGAGCTCAAGCGTccccacaaaagaaaatacatggagCTGGGAATCAGCCCAACAATCAAAATGATGCCTGGGAGCATGATCCACTTCTCAGGTTTTGACAATGATCGATCTGGGCAGCTGGTCTATAGATTTTGTAGCATTTCTGATGAGTCCAACGATCTCTTTTATCAGTACTGTGATGCTGAGCCCGGCTCCACTGGATCTGGCATCTATCTCCGTCTTAAGGAGCCGAACAAAAAGAAGTGGAAACGCAAGATCATCGCTGTTTACTCAGGCCATCAGTGGGTGGATGTCAATGGTGAACAGCAGGATTACAATGTAGCAGTAAGAATTACTCCTCTCAAATATGCCCAGATTTGCTTCTGGATACATGGGAATGATGAGAATTGCAAACAAGGCTGA